A stretch of Caenibius tardaugens NBRC 16725 DNA encodes these proteins:
- a CDS encoding ParB/RepB/Spo0J family partition protein: MAKAATRKKNPVVAMIEFSRTRDIPFNRIRLSDSNVREIDVEQGLDELTQDIDRREDLVMGLNVRAILDDAGSETGDFETPAGGRRYRAIARLVAAGRFPAEGLVPCLVKKANAKTSAVDDSYAENVIRLALHPLDQFKAFKRMVDSGMSKEEVADAYRTTPRYIAQRLRLARVVPSLLDAYARSEMTLAMLEAFTVNPDHARQEQVWEAVQRSHNRQPWYARDLLTETSIPTDDKRVQFVGVEAYEQAGGVMLRDLFSDEDEGWLENPALLDRLVSDKLKGIADEVAAEGWKWIEVDTDLPYGHDRGLRVLTATFLDLTEEEGATRETLRDEYERLEAEHADDDELPDDIDARLGEIEAALTAFEKRPAIYDAAEIARAGVFVSIDSDGDLIVARGYVRPEDEAPVTIDGEDDAGDGESDTEGGGVAAQGAVQRAVITIGGEPVDADDDEDDSIKPLPERLVIELTAHRTLALHEALANNPHVAMTALLHRLVMQRYHYAAPTGCMEISVRQPHYGVQGSDLSDTPSAKAIGERFAAWKADVPSDEGALWDWIAALDEASRMALLAHCVSYGVNALYERPNPHSGSGVSQHGLDRRLSGADRIARATGFDMVADGGWRPTVDNYLGRVTKPRILEAVREGAGERAAQLISHLKKGDMAKEAERLLAETGWLPEPLRLVELDGDAADAGDAGDGEALPEFLAGDGDEDEDEAAEDEHVALVAAE; the protein is encoded by the coding sequence ATGGCTAAGGCCGCTACCCGCAAGAAGAACCCCGTCGTCGCAATGATCGAGTTTTCTCGCACGCGCGATATTCCGTTCAACCGCATCCGGCTGTCGGACAGCAACGTCCGCGAGATCGACGTTGAACAGGGCCTCGATGAGCTGACCCAGGACATCGACCGCCGCGAAGACCTCGTGATGGGCCTCAACGTCCGCGCCATCCTTGACGACGCTGGCTCCGAGACCGGCGATTTCGAGACCCCGGCTGGCGGTCGCCGCTACCGCGCTATCGCCCGCCTGGTCGCGGCAGGCCGCTTCCCTGCCGAGGGCCTCGTTCCCTGCCTGGTCAAGAAGGCCAATGCGAAGACCTCGGCCGTCGACGACTCCTACGCCGAGAACGTCATCCGCCTGGCGCTGCATCCGCTCGACCAGTTCAAGGCGTTCAAGCGCATGGTCGATAGCGGCATGTCGAAGGAGGAAGTCGCCGATGCCTATCGCACCACGCCGCGCTACATCGCCCAGCGGCTGCGCCTTGCCCGTGTCGTGCCGTCGCTGCTCGATGCCTATGCGCGCAGTGAGATGACGCTGGCCATGCTGGAGGCGTTCACCGTCAACCCCGATCATGCCCGGCAGGAACAGGTCTGGGAGGCGGTCCAGCGTTCGCACAACCGCCAGCCCTGGTATGCCCGCGATCTCCTGACCGAGACGTCGATTCCGACCGACGACAAGCGCGTGCAATTCGTCGGCGTCGAAGCCTATGAACAGGCCGGCGGCGTGATGCTGCGCGACCTCTTCTCCGACGAGGATGAGGGCTGGCTGGAAAACCCCGCGCTGCTTGACCGGCTCGTCTCGGATAAGCTGAAGGGCATCGCCGATGAAGTCGCGGCCGAGGGCTGGAAGTGGATCGAGGTCGATACCGATCTGCCCTACGGCCATGATCGCGGCCTTCGCGTCCTCACCGCCACGTTCCTCGATCTGACCGAGGAGGAGGGCGCCACCCGCGAGACGCTGCGCGACGAATACGAGCGGCTCGAGGCGGAACATGCCGATGACGACGAACTGCCTGATGACATCGACGCGCGCCTCGGCGAAATCGAGGCGGCCCTGACCGCCTTCGAGAAGCGCCCGGCGATCTATGACGCTGCCGAGATCGCCCGCGCGGGCGTCTTCGTCAGCATTGACAGCGATGGCGACCTCATCGTCGCTCGCGGTTACGTCCGTCCCGAGGACGAGGCGCCCGTCACCATCGACGGTGAGGACGATGCCGGTGATGGCGAGTCCGATACCGAAGGCGGCGGGGTGGCGGCCCAGGGCGCCGTGCAGCGCGCGGTCATCACCATCGGCGGCGAGCCGGTCGATGCGGATGACGACGAGGATGACAGCATCAAGCCGCTTCCCGAACGGCTGGTGATCGAACTCACCGCCCATCGCACCCTCGCGCTTCACGAGGCGCTGGCCAACAACCCGCATGTCGCCATGACGGCGCTCCTGCACCGTCTGGTCATGCAGCGTTATCACTATGCGGCTCCGACCGGCTGCATGGAGATCTCGGTGCGCCAGCCGCATTACGGCGTGCAGGGCAGCGATCTCAGCGACACGCCTTCAGCCAAGGCCATCGGCGAACGCTTCGCCGCCTGGAAGGCGGACGTTCCTTCCGACGAAGGCGCGCTCTGGGACTGGATCGCCGCGCTCGACGAGGCGAGCCGGATGGCGCTGCTGGCCCATTGCGTCAGCTACGGCGTCAACGCCCTCTACGAGCGGCCCAATCCCCACAGCGGTTCCGGCGTCTCGCAGCATGGCCTTGATCGTCGTCTCTCCGGCGCCGATCGCATAGCCCGCGCCACCGGCTTCGACATGGTGGCGGATGGCGGCTGGAGGCCCACGGTCGATAACTATCTCGGCCGCGTCACCAAGCCCCGCATCCTCGAAGCCGTCCGCGAAGGTGCGGGCGAGCGCGCGGCCCAGCTCATCAGCCATCTGAAGAAGGGCGACATGGCGAAGGAAGCCGAGCGCCTGCTGGCCGAAACCGGCTGGCTGCCCGAGCCGCTGCGCCTGGTCGAACTCGACGGTGACGCCGCGGACGCTGGCGATGCCGGTGATGGCGAGGCCCTGCCGGAATTTCTGGCGGGCGATGGCGACGAGGACGAAGACGAAGCCGCCGAAGACGAGCACGTCGCTCTCGTCGCGGCCGAATGA
- a CDS encoding ArdC family protein, protein MSRHDRTPRTGTDRANLYDEITGKIIAELEAGRVPWVQPWGTSAAKAPLGLPRNAATSRSYSGINVLILWGAVVQHGFPGQSWLTFRQALSLGGNVRKGERGTTVVYADRFTPEDEKRRAREHGEEAQAIPFLKRFTVFNTAQCEGLPDDIAVAVPPPPGMIEPQVEALIKATGIDFRIGGDRAFYAPGLDYVQVPPPAAYFEPINWHRTALHELGHASGAAHRLNRNLSGSFGSKLYSVEEITAELISAFCCASLGIVPTVRHADYIGSWLEVLREDNRTIVRAASQASKAADWLLSFLPDAGSLPDADDMRKAA, encoded by the coding sequence ATGTCCAGACATGACCGCACCCCTCGCACCGGCACCGACCGGGCGAACCTCTATGACGAAATCACCGGCAAGATCATCGCCGAGCTTGAAGCCGGCCGCGTGCCGTGGGTCCAGCCCTGGGGCACCTCGGCCGCCAAGGCTCCGCTTGGCCTGCCGCGGAACGCCGCGACTTCTCGAAGCTACAGCGGCATCAATGTCTTGATCCTTTGGGGCGCTGTGGTTCAGCACGGTTTCCCCGGTCAGAGCTGGCTCACCTTTCGCCAGGCGCTGTCGCTCGGCGGCAATGTCCGCAAGGGCGAACGCGGCACCACCGTCGTCTATGCCGATCGCTTCACCCCGGAGGACGAGAAGCGCCGCGCCCGCGAACATGGCGAGGAAGCGCAGGCGATCCCGTTCCTGAAGCGCTTCACAGTCTTCAACACGGCGCAATGCGAGGGCCTACCCGACGACATCGCCGTCGCCGTGCCGCCGCCACCCGGTATGATCGAGCCCCAGGTGGAGGCGCTCATCAAGGCGACGGGCATCGACTTCCGCATCGGCGGCGATCGGGCGTTCTACGCTCCGGGCCTCGACTATGTGCAAGTCCCGCCGCCGGCCGCCTATTTTGAGCCGATCAACTGGCACCGGACGGCGTTGCATGAACTCGGTCACGCCAGCGGCGCGGCCCATCGGCTGAACCGGAATCTCTCCGGCTCCTTCGGCTCGAAGCTCTATTCGGTCGAGGAAATCACGGCCGAACTGATCTCGGCCTTCTGCTGCGCATCGCTCGGCATCGTCCCGACAGTGCGCCACGCCGACTATATCGGCTCCTGGCTGGAAGTGCTGCGCGAGGACAATCGCACCATCGTCCGCGCCGCTTCGCAGGCCAGCAAGGCGGCGGACTGGCTGCTGTCCTTCCTGCCGGACGCGGGCAGCTTGCCCGACGCCGACGACATGCGGAAGGCGGCGTGA
- a CDS encoding GNAT family N-acetyltransferase, translating into MSLSAPEPITVVHDVSQFSCGKPTLDHWLKARALSNQQKGFTAVLVVHEAGRVVGYYGLAPTAVVPAVLPRAIRTGQPPDPVPCLLLGQLATDEAWVGQGIGTGLVKHALQRCVQAAGLIGGRALMVNAVDDDAAQFWQRRGFMPTHDDPLVLFRSIAAIAASLAQA; encoded by the coding sequence TTGTCCCTTTCGGCTCCTGAACCGATCACGGTCGTGCATGACGTTTCGCAATTCTCCTGCGGCAAGCCGACGCTCGATCACTGGCTGAAAGCCCGCGCCCTATCGAACCAGCAAAAGGGCTTTACCGCCGTTCTCGTGGTGCATGAGGCCGGGCGGGTTGTCGGCTACTACGGTCTGGCGCCCACGGCCGTCGTGCCCGCTGTCCTGCCGCGTGCGATCCGCACCGGACAGCCGCCCGATCCGGTTCCGTGCCTGCTTCTCGGCCAACTCGCCACGGACGAAGCCTGGGTGGGGCAAGGGATCGGCACTGGTCTCGTGAAACATGCGCTCCAGCGCTGTGTGCAAGCTGCCGGCCTGATCGGCGGGCGGGCGTTGATGGTCAATGCCGTCGACGACGACGCTGCGCAGTTCTGGCAGCGGCGCGGCTTTATGCCGACGCATGACGATCCGCTCGTTCTCTTCCGGTCCATCGCTGCGATCGCCGCGTCGCTGGCGCAGGCATAG
- a CDS encoding DUF1778 domain-containing protein, translating into MASTAERKEYPISMRLPEADVAMIDRAATLRGRSRTDFVRDAAVRAAEEVVMEQSLIRMSPEGFAGFMEILAAPALPVPAMVELAKRPAPWESGYEPKR; encoded by the coding sequence ATGGCCAGCACAGCAGAGCGCAAGGAATATCCCATCTCGATGCGATTGCCCGAGGCTGATGTCGCGATGATCGATCGAGCCGCTACGCTGCGGGGTCGCTCGCGCACCGACTTCGTGCGCGACGCCGCCGTGCGCGCGGCCGAGGAAGTGGTTATGGAGCAAAGCCTGATCCGCATGAGCCCGGAAGGGTTCGCCGGGTTTATGGAGATTCTGGCCGCCCCCGCACTGCCGGTTCCCGCGATGGTCGAGCTGGCCAAGCGCCCGGCGCCCTGGGAGTCCGGTTACGAGCCGAAGCGGTAA